The genomic stretch TCCCATGTGGTAAGGTGAGGATCTAAAACCTGATGGGAAGCTAATCACTTGAGAGTGATGATACTTATTATCTTTCCTTAATatataattatgaaaattttagtcCACCAGGTATCTTTCTGTCCGCCAATATTCTATTCCTCATGGGTGCTATTTGGATTAGAATAGGATTCCTAACTATACTTGtcgaaaaaatagaaaataaagacCCAAACCAAgagtcatgacaaaaaagaaaaagggaaaagaTTAAAAGGGAAAAAATTTGTGACCAATGACAACATGATCTCtatggaaaaagaaaaaagtcagTGTTTATGGAAAGACAACACTCtatgacaaaaagaaaaaaaaggtggCATTtatggaaaaaagaaaaaaatttaaaCCAAAGAAACTTATTGTAGTTGATCTCTACTCTTATTTTATTTTCCATATGGATTTAGATTACGATCCTTATCCAACTTACTAGGAGGCATCTATTTGGATTAGAATAGAATTCCTAGCTATCATTGTGtcacaaaaaaggaaaaaaagaccCAAACCAAGAGTCATGGCaaaagcaaaaagaaaaaaggcaaaaaaaaattgtGGCCGATGAGGATACGATCTCTatgataaaaaggaaaaatatcagcatttatatataaaaaaattagaagaaaaGGATATTTGATATTTTCAGAAATACTTATCGTCGACGGTAAGATTGGCACAATGCAAAGTGGCTATGGCTCGACCTTAAAACAATGTAAGACTGCAGAAAAAAAGTAAAAAGGGCATGCCcacgtgattttttttttgtgtcaaATAGGTTCTCACCACCAAGAAAGAATTTTGGTCTATCACATGCTCACTACTATCCCATGAGGATTCAATGGACCAAGCAAATATCTCTACTATATGAGTTAACGTGATGTGTCTATATTGTGGAGTCTAATTCTAAACTAAATTAGAATATGAAGCACTATATTATCGGTGATATGAAATTTGATTCTAAGACATATTGAAACAGATCTCTCTCCGTGGTATACGAGTTACGATGACATGTTGAAACACAATACGAAATCTAATTAGAACATATAATGTGACCATTGCATAAATCTTTAAATAATAAGTCGTTCATGTGACCACTTAATAAGTTATACACCTCATTGCAACGTACGGGCACGTCTTGCTAGTAAGTTTAAAAGTTCTTTTCTCTAATCAAAGGCTGCGATAATGGCTGTGGCAGCACAGATGCTATTATTCGAGATGGTTCTGGAAGTATGATTGCAGCTTCAAATACTTTTATCTCCTATTTTGTTGATGCACTAATGGCCGAAGCTTTTGCTCTTAAGGAGGGACTGATGCTAGCTCAACATATTCGGTTGATTGTTCAATCAAATTGCTTGGAGGTTGTCCAGACTATGGAGAATGGAGGATTTATTGCGAACTCAGCCGCTGCAATTTATGATGAGTGTAGCATCGTCTGGAATGGATTTCAAGAGATCTCTATTGAGCACTTAAGTAGGGAGGCAAACAATGTGGCGCATGCGCTAGCTAGGCAAGCTATGATTTCTAGAACAAATTGTATTTGGGACGATGATCCCCCTAgttttattgtccaactattatCAGGCGATGTAACTTTTTTCGATCAATAAAGCTTGCCCAAGGgctttatcaaaaaaaaaaagaggacacAAAATACCACAAAACTCCAGCTTGCCAGCAACCGCGGTAAAAGAGCTCTAAATTTGAAGTCCATTAACTATTTTTTGTATTTGTTATATACCAAATTCTGCTGGTCTTTTAGTTTTGTTTTGTCACGTGCTATATGCTCTATTCTCGGCCGTTAGACCATCTCATCTCAAATTAGTGAGCAGTGAAACGGAAGGAGGAGATGAGGCTATGAGGCTCTCGCCATTCTTTAGCTAGGGTACCTTAGCTTATAGATAGAACAATCCCAACGCCAGCGACGACAGCGAGCGGACCATGGCAGCCCGAGCAATGGCGGAGAGCCGTCATTTCCGTCGTCCATATGCATGCAGAGCCACCCATCCCAAGTCGGTAGGAGTATTTATCTGCCTTGGCCGGTCCCGTTGAATTGAGCAGTCTTGCCCAGCCCCTTTCGCACCCGCAACCCTGCAACTAATAAAAACCATCGGCTAGCGATGGCCGGAGCCCGCGTGCTGCTCATCGTCCTCGCGGCTGCCGTCGCGCTCCTGGCCGCACGCCCGGTGGCGGCCACCGGGGGAGTTGCCGGTGTGGAAGAAGTCTGCAGGAGCACACCTTTCCCGGATCTGTGCACCAGGACGGCGGGGAAGCACGCCGAGAAGTACAAGGTCGTGGACGCGGTGACGGTGCTGGAGATGCAGGTGGACGCGTTCAAGAAGCGCGTCAAGGCGGCGCGGAGGGTCGCGAAGCAGGAGGTGAAGACGGCGGCGCCGACGCCCTTGGTGCGGAGGGCGCTGAACCTCTGCAAGAGCTACTACCTGGACGCCGGGGACAACCTCGGCGCCTGCAAGCGCGCCATCGGCTTCAGGGACGCCGTCACCATCCGCGCCACCATGAGCATGGTGGCACAGGACATGCAGAATTGCGACGAGGAGTTCAGGAAGGCCGGCTCCACCAACCCCATGGAGGACCACAACAGGTCGCTCATCGAGATGTCCGAGATCTGCCGCACGCTCTCCAACATGGTCCCTTACGAACATAcccattgattttttttttccaccCACAATGTTCAgtaacgtcgtcgtcgtcgtcgtcgtcgtctaagTGCGGCCTAACATGCAATTTGATGGCCgcgtgcgtgtgtgtgtgtcagtcgatgatagagctggacgCATGCCACAGTTCATGCGGAGCTAGCGCGTCCTCCTTTTTTCTGTGTTGCCTCATGCGGCTCGTTGAGAGGCACGCGTGTAGGGCAGCCTATATGTAATCCTATTATAACCTGCTAATTTGTGCTTCTTGTATAGCCAGTCTCATCATACAACTAAAAATGTTGCTCAGTTCTTGGCAGCACAATACAGAGTAAAACTGGTCTTCTTCCTCGTTTTCGCCTTAGTTGAGTGGCtgtttttacaaagatttgtaacataaaggTACATATATGATGAAAATTTGACTTCTACTGTCATTATGCTATTTTTGTATGGGTGTGGCTACTAAACAGGACAAATCTAGAATTAGGAGAATTTCTTCTACTTTGACTCTTTGAAATAGCTTCAACCTCTTCTTAAAGTGCATTAATAACAAAATTTTTGTATGAGAGGCTAAGAGGGGACTCCATGGGTTCGGCGGCCCTAGGGAGCTAGAGCCCCCACAGCCCCACCGGCCACCGCTTGCTCCGTCACTGGATGTACGTGACGGTGCGTTAGGTCAACTCTAAGGCAACAACATCCTATGCTCAATTGTTCATTGATACTCCTAGTGTGGTGCCAAATAAAGCAAGAGGGAGGGGCAATAGAGACCAGTGGTCAATGCATGGaggaaggggcaagtgcccgtctTTGCCTCCCCACTAACCACTAACCACCGCCAATGCTCTTGTGTCTTATCCACGTCAACAAAccgtagaaaaatatttttaaagatGATTAAAATAGATTTTTAGAGGCAGTTTAAAAAACCACAACCATACCACTAATTGTAAAAATAAGTGGTTTTTAGAGACGGTTTTAAAACCGCCTCTCAATATCGATTTTTAGATGATGTTCTCTTAAGACAACCACAattaaaaataagaaaaaaaattatatttgaaATCACAACCTTTCTCTCTGTGCAGTCCATCCTATACCACTACACCACACAATCAATTATGACTAGTTCTACGATACTATCTATTTATATACTAATATATAAAAATCTTGTAATCAATATTTTAACTCGTAAACAATCTTAAATGAGAAAACTTTTAACTACAAATTTTAGATCTCATtgagccctacaactttcatataggacatttttctatccaaagtcatttgaaaaattcaaattttaaaatttaaaatctaGGAATTAATTTATATATTTGGAACCCTAAATGATCTCAAGCAAAAATTTTATCAAGTACAAAGTTTTAGATCTTGTTGAGTTCTATAGTTTTGATATAAATTTTATCTTCATccgattttatttaaaaaagatatgaatttatttgtGCTACATCTATTTTTAAGAACGATTGACTTAATAAAAGCGCCTTTAAAAATCACTAAGCTTTAGAGACGATTGACATATGCAAGCGTCCTTGAGAACCGCCTctgaaaatgaaaatatttttagagGTGGATTTCTTAATGGAACTAACCTTGTGAATGGATTTTCATCGATGATGTTAGAGGCAATGTGTTAGTTTAACCATGTCTGGTAGAAAAGAGAGACATCCCTAAAAATCTTTTTTGTACTAGTGCATAACCTTTGAGATCACATACAGTTCGTGGGGATCAGAGGAAGTTGCTAATTATCATcaagatccttaccaaaatgaaCTATATGCATGATGACTAAGCTTGTGTTCGGTTGCAAGATCTATGAGGATGGGACGAGATGATCCCCATTTTACTAGTGTACAGTTCCAGGTCACCCTGGGTGATCGGTACTACCGAACCGATCGGTTCGGTATTTTGGTACCTTCTCTAATTCGGTACCAGAGGAAGCCGGTACCGTTCGGTTCCTGGAAAAACTTGGTACCGAGGTATTTCGGTTTCGGTATTTTCGGTTCGGTACCGGTAAATACCGAAAGTACCGAACAACATGTAATATTAGGTTGAGTAGCAAATTTTGACAGAAATTTTATATGAATCCATATAGAATAATAGTGTCAAATTAAACAAATAGAAAGGCACAAATACATAATATATAGTTGTCCACAAATACATAACATATAGTTGTCCAAAACATAATATATAGCTATTACATGGGCTGCTGGCAGGCTAATTCTGTACTGTTTGGTAATTTCGGTTTACCGAGGCCCAGTACCGAAAGTACCTCGATAAATTCGGTACCTGGGAACCTGGTACCGAACAGGAACCGAATTATTCGGTTTCGGTATTTTTCGGTTCGGTTTCGGTTTTCGGTATTTCGTGCCCAGGGTTAGTTCCAGGTAGCCTCAATAGGGAATATTCATCCAAGATCCAGGACACTCCCATCCCTTGTAATTGAAGTGACAAAGGTGTTCTCCATTAGCGACGTGTTCACATTGTCTCACACGCTTACTTGGCATCCTGGTGCATCTTTGGCAATCAAGCTCACGGCCACATGTTAAGGACATCACTCTTTTAGATACACATATCACTCCTCCAACTACTATACAAGTACCGATGACTAGAGCTGGGACACACCGACTAAATCTAAAGGTGTGCATGTTTCTGAGCGATCCTTAAGTTATTATAAATAGGAACATTAAAGAGAATTATGAAATACTTAAAGAGAGATATCGAGGTAGCGAAGACCAACAAGTTCATCCAAGTCAAGATAGAGGCCCTATCTAAGTCAAGTTTGAGTCTAGCTCGGTCCTTAGGGGTAATCAACACTAAAAATAATCGTCCATTACACATATGGACTCTGTTTTGACATTCTACATATGCATAAAAAGTTAAGGATACAAACTTTCGAATGCCATTGGCCTCACATTAAAATTCCACCGGAGTTAATAGAAATCATCAAAACAAGTATGTCTAGAACCTATCAAGGTGCTACAACATCGTCTTTTGTCCACTGGGTCATGTATCATCTTTGAGCCTACTAAGGGCACGTCTAGGGGTATGCATGCCCTAAATACCTTATAATCGGTAGCTCTCACCCATGATAGGGTTTCGGCTTTGCTTTAGACCGATCTATCACTAAATGGTAGTCATTCATCTATGTGTGAGACCATAGCTCTTAGTGCTTAATCATGCATCaataatttttctctagattGCGTTCTTTCGAGTTCTTGCTTGTCTCCATCTTAGCAAGATCAATCAGGTAGTAACGTTGATGTTAGAGAAGATATGGTACTAAGGTTGTAGAATTCAAATCTTGTGGTCTCTCCCCTCCCCCCCCAAAAAAGATCTTGTAGTCTCTTTAGCTAGATCGGTGTGTCAAGTATCTACCAAATCGACAACTATCTTCATCTGATGGAAGATCAAAACCCCATTCTCATCAATTTGTAATCAAAGCTTTCGGTGTTACCATCAAGTTCACACCTTTACCTTAGTTCTAGTATTTTCACCTTTGTCCCATAGTCCACCACCATATTTTTTTCTGTCCTACATCCTTCCacaccatagcctttgcataatCCAGATTTAGAGTCCATCTTGTTTATTTTGTGTCCTATGTCATGGTATATTGTTGCTAGTTTAGATCATATTTGAGTCCATTTTATGTGATCCCTCCATTGTTTTCCTTCAACCCTAGCTACAACCACAAAATTGTGTATAATGTGCCTGTTTTGTGCTCTCTAGAAACCTTGACTCAAAGTGTATCTTCCTTCAAATGATTATAACTTTCACATATAGACTCGAGATTAGTCAAATTATATACCTACGGAGATTAGAAGAAATTTTTGCATACGTTTCTCCCCCCTTCAATGGGTTCGCTGAAATTATTTTTAAGAAGTTTGGCTAGGTAGATTTtgtttttgagcccaagagatcCGACATGCTTCTTGGAGCACACAAGAAACCTTGTATAGGCCACACCTTTCATCTGTTTGATCTTAAAAATTTTGTGAGTGGTTCTTCTATGCTCTTAAGTAAGCCAAAATATGAAAACATAGTAAAAAAGTTCCAAAAACAATGGTCGATGAAAAATATagtgaaaaaagaaaagagggaGAGAAAGCACATAGAGGACACCTAGAGAATTGTTTTGGAGTGTGTGGTATTGCGCGTTGTCTATCATACTCTTGATGTCTTGTGCTAGGAACACATATAGGCTAGCAATGAGGACAAGTGCTCGGGACTATAGTTCAGAATTGCTATTTGTTACAAACTTATGTGCCATCTTTTTATATTTGTTGCCTCACAAGCTCCACATATACTTCAGATCagtattgtaacaccctaaattttactTTTTTGGAAATAGAGGAGAAATAAGTAATTATACATttctttgtgctcatgaaacatagggaaaataatatttttcattaaattaaaatttatcataagacttagcaacattgttgtgcatacatgttgTTGCATAAGATTTGATGCAATGTTTgattgttgctcctttgtgtgttgagagtaAGCAATGTTTTTAAAATTGCGTTAAGTAGAACGATCTTCCTTGGTCggtacatctttatctttatctacaaccaaattccttattCCTCAggtcaagtttttattaggagcttcctaaaatcttttctttgtcatccAACTCACtcattttagttcctcgtccatcaagcaatctctacaaacttttcagAAATTTTTCCAGCTTTTGTTCTCACTCTtctgtgagcatgatctaatttttagatgctccatattatctcatcatgagctccaaatactttatttgggttcctcatattccataatgtctctgagaatttttctcaaatttttggagctttcggagtattttttcttggcttaaataataattcttaacttttctagaattattttatccatgaaattaattaattccgaaaataataaatctctcatTTTTCTCAACGCTCAAGGcccatgtctttatttattagtgggctttaataattaattagacctattagtaaagataaagggtgcaaatcaattagtaccatatcgctagtagacgtggaggtggggagtttttcttcctatatatatgtacctaaCCCCGtaggcaaagcacaccaaatactaccatatgggaagcctctcatttgagaattcctaaggtagtaaaataaaaatttattttcttctctacaacgtgatcgccctCGGTCCGGTGTCGATCCGCCCGTCGTCGTGCTTTCCATCTCCGCTTCGTACCTATCTGCGAAATCTCTATTGGTGAGTTTGTTTTCCCCGCATCAAATCGTAGCCGTAGGCTTAAGTTTCATGCTCGCCGGCTAGGAGCTCGCTGCTGCAATGGCTGGCCGCCAGGTTTTGCTCTACTCCAATTAGTTTACCTGGGTTTCTAAATCAAAATATGTTTTCAGtaattacaaaattgccaccagatttgtttagctcataaaatcttcattttaactccgatttgatccattcaaattgcgttagattcgtaatcacaagatctacatgttagtctcactgagtttacaactttttattttcgtgatcctatttaattaattattttattaaaggaaatcttagaaaattcatatcttcttcgctatagctccgattttcgtgatctttacgtctgtgtgatcgtagagcgatgttgattcttttcataaacttttcatctttatttgctactgttggtgtattgttctaattataggtttgttttgctttgtatgattgcctctgtATGATTggtgttgatgtgatgactgagtttagtcggtgagcttttacgtggtgatcaagaagcagtttgtggaaggtttggaactaaaagaaagatctgagtttcaaggcaagtatagcatgggatcaaccttgtttcctaataactttaatcacacagttcatattgcatgtgtctccttgataaggatttcctagtattgatcttataccttgtcacctatggttatgcattgggtagcttatgctagtgctccactaaaccatgatcttgtaaattgattaaaggattatgcaataaacattaaaagatgactttttagcaactttggaaaagagggttggagcattgggctatcttatggtgctctagtttctctccataaggacttatctgtatctgaccatacgggacatacagtacaactgtgagggctacatggctctggctttagctcagtatgaggaccttttctagcttgttagtggttacccttgtggcgcaagtgggggatagcagaccgtggattcctacgggtgagtcacacggactgactaacgaaacctagcggccctaacttgttagacgaacctttgaaaggcttcatagtgaaccctgccggcctccctaggaagggggtttagagactcatgacctcgggcgaaagggtaaatcacgactcaaagtgaaagtgtacaacctctgcagagtgtaaaactgatatatcagccgtgctcacggtcacgagcggccttggaccaatacagaataaatgatcactaatggaaAATTATTAATGATATTATtgctaatatgttgtttatgctattctttattcaccttaattgatcatgagtttactatgggacttgccaacttgatgctactcatatgctaaaattgtgacaactaaaagctacatgcagttaaaccagtgtctagcctttgagcctcatgaaccctatgttattcttgttgagtacgagatgtacttacgcttgcctttacattttatttggataaaaatcccggatgggtaccagattgcaagcttggaaaagagtttaggcttgtgctcaaccagtcagttgtccctatggatttggagc from Sorghum bicolor cultivar BTx623 chromosome 3, Sorghum_bicolor_NCBIv3, whole genome shotgun sequence encodes the following:
- the LOC8072409 gene encoding uncharacterized protein LOC8072409, with product MAGARVLLIVLAAAVALLAARPVAATGGVAGVEEVCRSTPFPDLCTRTAGKHAEKYKVVDAVTVLEMQVDAFKKRVKAARRVAKQEVKTAAPTPLVRRALNLCKSYYLDAGDNLGACKRAIGFRDAVTIRATMSMVAQDMQNCDEEFRKAGSTNPMEDHNRSLIEMSEICRTLSNMVPYEHTH